TTTTTAACCAAAGGGCAACAAAGGTTTATTAGGGAAGCGGAAAGATTCCAAATGGATTTTCAAAACCTGAGGGAACAGGCAAATGAAGTGGAAGACGAACAGGGGAACATTCGAAAACTCAACCGCGACACCTTGCAACTATCCCGTTCCTGGAGAAGGTATCTAGAGAACACGTTCGAACAGATGCGTGCTTGTAGAATCCCCGGCGGACATGCGAATTTCCC
The DNA window shown above is from Effusibacillus lacus and carries:
- a CDS encoding DUF2935 domain-containing protein, which produces MPLAQRKKIALEETLFWSRIHMEHAFHLSFSFLTKGQQRFIREAERFQMDFQNLREQANEVEDEQGNIRKLNRDTLQLSRSWRRYLENTFEQMRACRIPGGHANFPPSLADHMRRETDYLIRAVQATRI